The Pecten maximus chromosome 14, xPecMax1.1, whole genome shotgun sequence genome includes a region encoding these proteins:
- the LOC117342802 gene encoding uncharacterized protein LOC117342802, which yields MTLKTGMYSQTKRPVVTVLTSRNVVLLCTAAIVLFLLMMASAGPCGWRRFHKLWPTQNVPIFITGADSKTYQDSKKFLMDLYKFQESRYWGLQVVYVDLGLTLDQLQDLNEFCLPCECVLRQIPSLLHIIESTDVERGFTEAMIINVLLEEYPFFMWIDSSTRLNSSRHFTELFQKTIKNGLQIAVGNDHVDDKFGLAPNHFQLLGENPIYYSSSPSLDTSWMLVGELDPKLDGVLSKYFTCVERSLCYRQNMGDICQSSQVIFSVKQCQDMLTVSLIKEFDHCYRSFSFSMERYVVMENSRCVQSSAAGY from the exons ATGACTTTAAAAACTGGGATGTATTCACAGACTAAAAGAC CCGTAGTCACAGTGTTGACATCAAGAaatgttgtgttgttgtgtaCTGCCGCTATAGTGCTGTTTTTGCTGATGATGGCATCAGCCGGACCATGTGGATGGCGCCGTTTCCATAAATTATGGCCGACACAAAATGTTCCCATCTTTATTACCGGGGCCGATTCCAAAACATACCAGGATTCAAAAAAATTTCTAATGGACCTCTACAAATTCCAGGAGAGTCGGTACTGGGGTCTCCAGGTGGTATATGTTGACTTGGGACTAACGCTGGATCAGTTACAAGATTTAAACGAGTTTTGTCTTCCTTGTGAATGTGTGTTGCGACAAATTCCGTCATTACTTCATATTATAGAATCAACAGACGTGGAGCGCGGTTTTACAGAAGCTATGATAATAAACGTGTTACTAGAAGAGTATCCCTTTTTTATGTGGATTGATAGCTCTACCAGACTCAACTCGTCAAGACATTTCACTGAATTGTTCCAAAAGACTATTAAGAACGGCTTACAAATAGCCGTTGGCAATGACCATGTAGATGATAAATTTGGTCTAGCACCAAACCATTTCCAACTCCTGGGAGAAAATCCTATATATTATTCGTCTTCGCCGTCTCTTGATACCAGCTGGATGTTGGTGGGAGAGTTAGATCCGAAGCTGGATGGCGTACTAAGtaagtattttacctgtgtggaaCGTTCTTTGTGCTACCGACAGAACATGGGCGATATATGTCAATCTAGTCAGgtaatattttctgtaaaacagTGCCAGGATATGCTAACGGTCAGTCTCATCAAGGAATTCGACCACTGTTACAGATCGTTTTCATTTTCAATGGAGCGTTACGTGGTGATGGAGAATTCAAGGTGTGTACAATCTTCAGCAGCCGGATACTGA